AGCCTCCTGAATGAAAAACAAACTAATACAAAATCATTGGCATATTTCTCCTCATGCTTGAAAGTAAATAGGAAagttaaatttctctttttaaaaatgaagtagcaAATCAACCAAGTGACAAAATGGAAAATCAACGACCAGCCCTCCTTTCATGAATGTAGCCCCAAATGCCCGTGGCTCTCGGCTAACATGCTATTTCATAGAACACTCTTAGAGGGTGCACGAGGAAGTTAATGCATTTCATCCTGGAGCAGTGTAGTATATATTGTGTTTAGCCTGTGTAGACGCACACACAGGTgctttcttacctctctcccgACAGAGGTGACAAATCTATGCTGCTGACTTGGCTAACTTTTCCACCAGGATGTCTCTGGGGCATTTACCTGCTTTGTGCCTTCAATGGCACAACCTCTGAACCCCAACCTTTGCTCTCATCAGCACCTCAACCTCTGCTTCCATCTCTGTACTCGTGGTGGCTTTTCCTAAGCCTTAGTGGTCCCAAGGAAGCCAGACATTTCTAATCAGTATAACTTTGCAACCAGAAATACATCCATCGTTAATGTAGAAATCTAAAAGAGTTTTATGCTTTTTTACATTGActtaagagattaaaaataaaaccatcatccagctaataaataaaaaatgatctcCAAAGGTGGGGTGACGAGTTGGGAAGGTCCTCAGCAGGTGTCAGTGGAAGACGCTGGGCTGGCTGAAGGTCTCATGAACAGAGGATAGACACAGCTCTTCTTAAACTTGGCATCTTCACATAACCATAAGCAGTTGCCCTTTCTCTACCATCTTCCCCAGTAAGTGGATGAGAAAAAACTGTAACAACTAGAGCAATCTCCGGTGTTGGGCAGGATGCATGCTGTTGTGGGCGCAGTAAAAAGAACCACCGCCAGGCATCCATGGATGGTGGAAGCCAACGACACCTGGACTCAGAGGCTGACTGATGCACACGCCTTGTATAGGTAAAAAGGAAGTACATCCTTTGCGGTTCTTTTTTGACCAGTCTTTAAATCGTGATCCACTGATTTCTTTTCTAGGTCACATCGAATAACCCCAAGCAGACAGAGTTTTTGATAGAGTTTTGAAAGAAGGCCCACAAAAGGCAAAAGTTCTGCACAGGTGTTGCAGGCAGAGCAGGAAGTCTGTCACACGGCCCGGGCATCCCTTGCTGGGCCGTCCTGAAGAAGATCTTTCTTCAGCAGGGCTGCCGCAGTCTACCTGGGGAAATCCTCTTCTGGGCTCCTCAGACCACTGCAAGGAAGGAGACACAGGTTAGGTTCTGTGGGCCAGACCCAGCCAGGCTGGCAAAACAGGCTTAAGAAAGAAGTTTGAGATGTGTCAACCATGGTCACCAAGTTTTCTCGGGCAGTCAGGCCTGAGTTCAAATTCTGCTGGTTCAACTTCAGGAGCAGCAGCCTCTAAAACTGTGTTTAGTGCCAAAGAAAGGGCTGACCAAAAGTGAAATGAGTTGTGGCAGAAGGGAATGGGGGATGCACTCTGTTGTGTGGGCCCCAATTCACCGGGATGTGATTCGACCAGGCTGTGGCCAGTTCCCTCATAACATGAGGTTTAGTGGGCAGCTCGTGAGATGGTCTAGGGTTCTGGTGGTAGAATGGCTTCCCCTATGACCATCCAAGAACGGACCTGTTTGTTTCTCACTGGGTGGGGCCCTGAGGGCTTCCTCTGTGGCAACTGTGGTGAGGTGGCATGGACCCCACTTCCAGCAGCTCCTGAGTCAGCCTGGGCTGCTTCCTGCCCTGGTTCCTCCATGGTCCCTTTGGAGGTGGGAAGGTACTCATCACCTCAGGGACAGGGGCTTTATTCTCAGTGGCCATCTCTGGAAGGCCAGACTCATACCCAGGCTAAAGTCCTCTCAAATGTGAGTAGAGAAGACATACATTAAGAAGAAACTTACTCTACCCCGAATGATTCTGCTGAGGTGccaagtggtaaaaaaaaaccctaaatgttCTTAAAAGGcttaaataatattctgttggtgctaaaagataaaataaagtttaCCTCCATTAGCTCAATGGATGGCTCAAGATGTAGTGGAAGAGAGATGTGAGTGAGGCCTTTAGAAGCTTTGGTTTTCTTCCTAGCTCCCTGACACGGACTCATCGTGGGACCCAAGTAGGCCTTTGGCAGACTCAGTTTACCTGCAACACCCACAAATCCTTCTCCCTCCTTAAGGCTATTTTAAAGGTTAATGGATTAGCATCCTCCCAAATCAAAAGAACTTCCCCTGCACAGTTACTGGGGTTcttgaaatgaagaacaaatgaatgattcTCCCATGCCTTCAGTTCACTTCAGGTAGATACGATGAGGTGTTCCATCTTCCAGATACTTTTCTTCCTACATGCTCCATGCAGCCTTGAGCTTTTGGAATGTCAACTGTTTAGTAGAGAAAGACACCTTTGGGTGGATCAGCCTGGGGTAATTGCCTCCTGTCCCGCTACTTCTTGAAAATGAACTTTTATGATAGGCTCTATTGGTCTAAATGGCATTTCAGAAAAAGTGCTGATGCAAGGTTTCTCAGAGCTTGTCTGTGTAACGGAGCAAGTTGGCTCCCTGAACCCCAAGTTAGTGATGCTCAGGTGGGGGCTCCTAAGATATCCATTTCACCCATGTCTAGATGTCcattctgctttgttttgttttcaacaaaaacattcatgaggccctggctggttggctcagtggtaaagcatcagcctgatgtatggatgtcccaggttcgattcccactcagggcacacaggagattgACCAACGCCCGTCCCCCAACAGCTTGATTGGCTTGAGCCAGTTGGTTTTGGGGGCTGAGGATAAtcctggcctcacttcaggtgctaataatagcttggttgctaagcaatggagcagtgccccagaagggcagagcactgccccatagGGGAtctgcagggtggatcccagttggggtgcatgcaagagtctgtctctctgcctcccctgctctcacttaattaaaaaaacaaaaacaaaacaaaaaacattcatgAAACAATGGTAAATTTAATCATGGTCACAGAATCTGAGTTTAAAGAATCCTTAGAGAGAGTTCTATAAGCCAAATCCCTTATTTCACAGATAGGAAAAGAGAGGTGACTTTTCAAGGGAAAGAACATAAACTCTGTCGTGTATCTACATATGGTGATATACTATACTAGATACTTTATGTCAGTATTTATTCAATTTGCACAGCATCTTTTTAATAAGAACACCGAGGCTCAAAGAGGTTATGTAACTTGTTAAAAGTCGCATAGTAACCAGTAAGGATAAAAGAGCTTCCTTCTGAGtaaaacacaccttaaaataaaCTAACCCTGACTTGGTAGTTAAATatcattttcctttctcccttttctggTTCATCCTCCAAGAACTTCTGCCCAGACCTGGAAAAGGGGGTCATTTTCTCCACGCAACAGTGTCTCCCGAGAGGAAAAGAGCCCCCTCCCTGATGCAGCCCTTACCTGTTTCTGAGTGGCAGCAAGCAGTCCTTCCTTTCAGGAGGGTACTGGGCTTCTCGTGCCGGCAGATGAGGGCCCGGCACCAGTCACAGTGTTTTCGGACCTGGCAGCAGCTGCAAAGACAGAGAACGTGGTTGAGGCAGGTGCCTGGCAAGAGCACCCAGCGGGTGCAGGGTCTGCCCCAGAGTCCTGCTGGGCAGCTCTGGGCTTTAAACCAGCCTCCATGGGGGCCTTCAGGAGGACAGACACAGCAGGGGACTGAGGGCCTTGCTGGGTGGTGGCCTTTAGGGCAGATGCTGGCCAACAACAAAAGCACCCATTGGCCACTCTAAAGTACCAGCTGTATCTGTGCAGCGTGGCTCAGGGCGGCCCGGCTCCAGCTTTGCCAGCTGCCATAGGGCCTGGCCTGTTCCAGAAAGCGGCAGCAGGGTAACACTGTCAGTGTAGTCATAGTGTCAGAACTGCCTGCAGTACTGGGACAAAGCAGCCCCTTCAGGCCAGCAAAGCTGTGAGGGCTTATGGGGGCGGGGAGTGGGGTGTCCTCTGTCAGGTATTGCCATCAGCAAAGCAGGGGACATGGATGGGCTAAACTGACCCAGGGACAGAACGAGACAATGAGCCATGGATCGCAGTGGCTGTAAATTCTTCTCTTGGAAGTAGCATCCTCTGGCTGTGGCAAACCCAACCTCCCGGTGCACCTGTGGTACCCAGAGTCCTGCAGCATCAGGGCTGTGGCTGCTCCTGCCTCCCACTCTGGGCAGGGAAAAACAGTTTGCAGAGTGAGCATGGAAATAGAACCAGAGAACTCAAAAGAAGGCCAGAGAAGAAAGCACTAGGTCACTCATTACCTAGAGACTGATTCCAATGGGTTACCAGGGAAGAtccatttctacttcttttaaCTATAATCTGTAAATCTGCTGACTGGGGCTGGGAGGGACTGCTGACTGACACGAGCCTgagaacagatgaggaaacaagccTGTTGCGGTGCTTCCTTCCCTCTTGGTGTCTGGTGGCAAGTCACGATCCTCATCCCAGCCCTGGGAAGGTTAATGGGGTGCCTGAATCTTTGGGTAGCTTAGCTGAGAGGGTGCTATGTGACATTTCTGCCCAACCTGCTTTTGGCACAGTGGCCAGAGCAGTCTGCCTGGCAAGAGTCCCTCCTGAGTTGCCCACAGTCCAGGTTGAAACCAGCCGATCCCACGCTGAAGGCCTTGACCCCAGAGCCATCAGCGATGGCTGTCTTGCTGTCAGCTAGCCAGGAAGACTTGCCGCAGTCATATCCCACCCAGCCAGGAGCGTCCTAAGGGCAGTGAGAGAAAAGCCTCTAAATTTCTCTGGCAAGAGATGAGCTGGGCCCAACCAACTCTGCAACTCAGGAGGACACCCTGCCCAGGCAGCTAGCAGCCCCGAGGGCATGAGGGCTTAGTCTCTCGCTCAGAGATTCTGAACTTGGCATCTGGCAAGGACAGACTGGCAAAGGACAGAGAAGAGGTGGGACTGGCTGTCTCCCTGGAAATGAGAGAGGCTGAACAGGTATCCTGGTTTTTTCTTGTCTCCAAAAAAAACTGTTGAAAATGAGCTTTTAAGTCCCTCTAGAGAGGCCACGTGGGCACTCAGCCTTGTTCTAAGGCTCTAGGACCGTCCTGGCCATTGTAACAGGGCTATGGAAGTGGTGGATGAGCAcaggcagccagccagccaggagaaTCAAGGACAGTGGCCCATTAGGTTGCTACCAATCCCCAGGGAAGGTCTTCACAAGTGGCAGAACCTGAGCTCTGCCCCAGCTTGAACCAGGGCTGCTTGTCACTACCTGCAAACATGTTTTCCTAAGAAACATGGGAGTGGAACAGATACTgctggaaaggaaggaaaggccGTCCCAGTTCAGACCTCATCTCTCACCATTTAATGCTGGCTTGTTCCAGGAGAAGGAAGTGAGCAGGTTGTGGCTCCTGTCAACACGCTGGGGCTCTAAGGGGCACTCTATTCATTGCCAGAACCAGGAGcaggtttatttttagtttaaatttttaaaaaaattttaaatatatttacagaggtataattgacatacaataagcTGTATACAtattaaagtatacaatttgatAAGTTTGATATAAGTATACTTATAcgcaaccatcaccacagtgaagataatgaacatatccatcaccttCCAAAGACTTTTAGTATTCCTTTGTAATCatcccacttctccctccctcccacctccaccctctCCAAATATCCTCATTTATTTTCTGTCACTAGACACCAATTAGCTTTGTTTACAGCTTTATaagaatggaatcatatagtatgaaCTTTCTTTTACAACAtagagtgattagacatttatataacttataaagtgacCTCcctaataaatctagtacccatctgatacAATATGTaggtattacaatattactgactatatgcCCTGTGTTATACTTTACATGCTCATGATTATTCTGTAATTACCAAATTGTAATTCTTAATCCTTTCCCcttcttcacccagcccccaatctGGCAACCGTCAAACGTTCTCTAtatctgagtttgtttctgttttgtttgtttgtttattttgttttttagactccacatataactgacatcatatggcatttgtctttttctgtctgacttatttcactcagcaggAGTGTGTGTTTTTAGATGTCCCAATACCAACAAACCAATAAACAAGCAGGATAGAGATGCTTATTTGTCCAAAATCCTAGGCAATGTCAGAGGGCTAAAGCCTGGCTTCCCGCACTAACATGCAGTTGTTTACTCAAGCCCTTGCCAGAATAACCCCATCTACTTACTGTCTCCCCACCATGTTAAACTACTGGTAGCCTTTAGCTGTTCTGTGAATCCTGCCCAAATGAGGCTGGGAgctgtttccatttcattctgGAACACCTGGACATCCCCATCCTGAAATAGAGAAGGCTCCAAACCCaacaacagggagagagagagagaaagagcgagctTGCCTTTGCTCCATGTGGCTTCCAGCAGTACACAGACCCGCTGCTGGGAACTCTCAGGATGTGTGCCCTTTTACAGCTCAGCTGTCACCAAAGTTCCTGTTGGCTTAGCTGACACCAATCTGACATCGCAGCAATAAACTGCTGAGGTGGCCTTGTTAATCTGGGCATGCTGCAGAGATCCCCGGGAGGGCAGGTGGCAGAGACTCGACCTTAGGGGCAGCAAATACTCACTGTATCAGCACACACGTGATGATGAGGCCAGCCAGGGCAACGACGGAAACCACCACCAAGGCGGTGATGGCCTGCTTCTTTTGGCTGGCGGCCACCACTGCCAGGAGGTCCGCGTGCTCACAGCGCGCTCCGACATACCCAGAATGGCAtctgggaaagaaggaaggggacatCAACACACTTTCCTGGCA
The Saccopteryx bilineata isolate mSacBil1 chromosome 3, mSacBil1_pri_phased_curated, whole genome shotgun sequence DNA segment above includes these coding regions:
- the TGFA gene encoding protransforming growth factor alpha, which codes for MVTSAGQLALFVLGLLLAVCQALENTTSALSANPPMAAAVVSYFNDCPDSHSQFCFHGTCRFLVQEDKPACVCHSGYVGARCEHADLLAVVAASQKKQAITALVVVSVVALAGLIITCVLIHCCQVRKHCDWCRALICRHEKPSTLLKGRTACCHSETVV